The Carboxydocella sporoproducens DSM 16521 genome window below encodes:
- a CDS encoding ANTAR domain-containing response regulator: MYGVRVVLADASEKNRKELVRILSRAGYQVLGEAGDSQTALQLIRQTLPDLVVVDLNLPPAGGLELVEKLDGGRLAAMVLTGEYIQAQTLEKLKGLWVFGLILKPAGENQVLPALALAVANYQRQVELDRELDKLQRQLETRKVVDRAKGLLMKHFGLSEEEAFRRIQKQSMDKGKPMKAIAEAIILAFEVEGQ, translated from the coding sequence ATGTATGGAGTGCGGGTAGTGCTGGCTGATGCCAGTGAAAAAAACAGAAAAGAGCTGGTGCGCATCCTGTCCCGGGCTGGTTACCAGGTGCTGGGGGAAGCAGGGGACAGCCAGACAGCCCTGCAATTAATCCGCCAGACCTTGCCTGACCTGGTTGTTGTTGATCTCAATTTGCCCCCGGCCGGCGGGCTGGAGCTGGTGGAAAAACTGGATGGGGGTCGGCTGGCAGCAATGGTGCTGACGGGAGAATATATTCAAGCGCAGACCCTTGAAAAATTGAAAGGCTTATGGGTTTTTGGCCTTATACTTAAGCCGGCAGGGGAGAATCAGGTGCTGCCTGCTCTGGCTCTGGCGGTAGCCAATTATCAGCGGCAAGTGGAATTGGACCGGGAACTGGATAAACTGCAACGGCAACTGGAAACCAGAAAGGTGGTGGATCGGGCCAAAGGGTTATTGATGAAACATTTCGGCCTCAGTGAAGAGGAAGCATTCCGGCGCATTCAAAAACAGAGCATGGATAAAGGCAAGCCAATGAAGGCCATTGCCGAGGCCATTATTCTGGCCTTTGAGGTAGAAGGGCAATGA
- a CDS encoding SMP-30/gluconolactonase/LRE family protein, protein MRGEIEKNNQVYLMIGLLVLGLGSLLLVYFFSAQPRVGRNNVSGFLLSGFFSVSSGGLHYPSGIAVDENGRVYVTDSAHHRVVVFDQKGRELRSFGQYGSASGQLDYPVGIAVRQGRIWVAELGNARIQVFDQAGNSQGIARLKTPQPFVPTALCLDNQGNLYVVNKAKQEIECFDAQGRLAWAFGGDQMTGVLSFPMGLAVKGNGQVLIADSGNGRLLIYNPATGLVRIVDGGEQRWFSNPRGITVDEQGRVYVAEAMQNTVIVLDEKLQLSARLEVPEELGGLLMPDGIAWARNRLLVIDKGNNRVVQFIQQGG, encoded by the coding sequence TTGAGAGGGGAAATAGAAAAGAATAACCAGGTTTATCTAATGATTGGACTACTGGTATTAGGGTTAGGGAGCTTACTTTTAGTCTATTTCTTCTCTGCCCAACCCCGGGTAGGGAGAAACAATGTGTCCGGTTTTTTATTGAGCGGTTTTTTTTCTGTCAGCTCGGGGGGATTGCACTATCCCAGCGGCATTGCCGTTGATGAAAATGGGCGAGTATACGTTACTGATTCAGCTCATCATCGTGTTGTGGTTTTTGATCAGAAAGGCAGGGAGTTGAGGAGTTTTGGCCAGTATGGTTCAGCATCAGGACAGCTGGATTATCCTGTTGGGATTGCAGTGCGACAAGGACGAATTTGGGTAGCGGAACTGGGAAATGCCCGTATTCAGGTTTTTGACCAAGCAGGAAATTCACAGGGTATAGCCAGGTTAAAAACTCCTCAACCCTTTGTTCCTACTGCCCTCTGTCTGGATAATCAGGGTAATTTATATGTGGTAAATAAAGCTAAACAGGAAATTGAATGTTTTGATGCTCAAGGAAGGCTGGCATGGGCTTTTGGTGGGGACCAGATGACCGGGGTTTTGAGCTTTCCCATGGGTTTAGCAGTTAAGGGTAATGGTCAGGTACTAATTGCTGATTCGGGAAATGGACGCTTATTGATATATAATCCTGCTACCGGACTGGTGCGGATAGTGGACGGCGGAGAACAACGCTGGTTCAGCAATCCGCGGGGTATAACCGTTGATGAACAGGGACGGGTTTATGTAGCAGAGGCGATGCAAAACACGGTTATTGTTTTAGATGAAAAGCTGCAACTATCAGCGCGGTTGGAGGTACCGGAAGAATTAGGCGGATTATTAATGCCTGATGGCATTGCCTGGGCCAGGAACCGGTTACTGGTTATAGATAAAGGAAATAATCGCGTCGTGCAATTTATTCAGCAGGGGGGATAA
- a CDS encoding complex I NDUFA9 subunit family protein, with protein sequence MKVFVTGASGYVGTAVVKKLLERGHEVIVLQRSRKTGINHPQLSLIAGDITDRASLPGGMAGCEAVIHLVGIIREIPGRNITMQRIHVEGTRNVVAEAREAGVKRFLHMSALGSRPGAVSSYHQSKWAAEEIVRQSGLAYTIFRPSVIFGQGGPGPNFVAQLADLVRKAPLVPVIGDGSFQLQPVSIASVAEGFARGLETTHTLNKVYEVGGPERLSYLKILEMVAEALGKKLHKIHLPVGLMKFLVPLLQNVPGFPLTQDQLLMLLEGNVCEDWQTYYRDFGIEPERFQVIL encoded by the coding sequence ATGAAAGTTTTTGTAACGGGTGCCAGTGGCTATGTCGGGACTGCTGTGGTAAAAAAATTGCTGGAGCGAGGGCATGAGGTTATAGTCCTGCAAAGGTCCAGAAAAACCGGGATAAATCATCCGCAACTATCTTTAATAGCTGGCGATATAACTGATAGAGCCTCTCTGCCTGGTGGCATGGCTGGTTGTGAGGCTGTAATTCACCTGGTAGGCATCATTCGGGAAATTCCCGGCAGGAATATTACTATGCAGAGAATTCATGTTGAAGGTACCCGCAATGTGGTAGCAGAGGCCAGAGAAGCCGGGGTCAAACGATTTTTACATATGAGCGCCCTGGGGTCCAGGCCAGGAGCAGTTTCCAGCTATCATCAGTCCAAATGGGCAGCGGAAGAGATAGTCAGGCAATCCGGGCTGGCCTATACTATCTTCCGGCCCTCTGTTATTTTCGGCCAGGGGGGACCAGGGCCCAATTTTGTGGCCCAGCTGGCTGACCTTGTGCGTAAGGCTCCCCTGGTTCCGGTCATCGGGGATGGCTCTTTTCAACTCCAACCTGTCTCCATTGCCAGTGTGGCCGAGGGATTTGCCCGCGGTCTGGAGACAACCCATACTTTGAATAAAGTTTATGAGGTAGGAGGGCCGGAGCGCCTTTCTTATCTGAAGATTTTAGAGATGGTGGCAGAGGCCCTGGGAAAGAAGTTGCACAAAATTCATCTCCCGGTGGGTTTAATGAAATTTCTGGTCCCCCTTCTGCAAAATGTGCCGGGATTCCCGCTCACGCAAGATCAGTTACTGATGTTGCTGGAAGGGAATGTGTGCGAGGACTGGCAGACATATTATCGGGATTTTGGGATTGAACCAGAACGCTTTCAGGTTATTTTGTAG
- a CDS encoding ammonium transporter — protein sequence MNINSGDTAFMLVATALVMLMTPGLALFYGGMARKKHVLNTIMMSLAALGLISVQWVVFGYTLSFGPDWQGIIGGLEHLGLQGLADKTLPIAPSIPAFVFMAFQLMFAIITPALISGAIAERMRFGAYLLFILLWATLIYDPLAHWVWGGGWLAKLGALDFAGGLVVHISSGVSGLVAALVLGKRRGYGHEPMAPHQVPMTVLGAGLLWFGWFGFNAGSALGANATAALALVTTNTAAAAAALAWMFLEWLHHGKPTALGVASGAVAGLVAITPAAGFVSVLSALAIGAIGGAVCYFGVAILKKKLGYDDALDAFGCHGLGGTWGAIATGIFAMDGGLISGKTDLLQAEIISVAATYLFAGIGTYLILKAINLFLPLRVEAEEEVTGLDLTQHGEEAYPDFTLGGPLSSQLGMK from the coding sequence ATGAATATTAACAGCGGGGATACAGCTTTCATGTTAGTGGCTACAGCCCTGGTGATGCTGATGACTCCAGGACTGGCTCTCTTCTACGGTGGCATGGCCCGCAAAAAACACGTGCTCAATACTATTATGATGAGCCTGGCGGCTCTCGGACTTATCTCTGTACAATGGGTTGTTTTCGGCTATACTCTCAGTTTCGGTCCTGACTGGCAGGGGATTATCGGAGGCCTGGAACACCTGGGTTTGCAGGGACTGGCTGATAAAACCCTACCGATAGCTCCCAGTATACCTGCTTTTGTTTTTATGGCATTCCAGTTAATGTTTGCCATCATTACTCCGGCCTTGATTTCCGGAGCCATCGCTGAACGGATGCGTTTTGGCGCTTATCTGCTCTTTATCCTGTTATGGGCAACTCTGATTTATGACCCTCTGGCGCACTGGGTCTGGGGCGGTGGCTGGTTGGCCAAACTGGGAGCCCTGGATTTTGCCGGTGGCCTGGTGGTGCATATCAGCTCCGGGGTTTCCGGTCTGGTAGCGGCTCTGGTCTTAGGCAAACGCCGCGGTTATGGCCATGAACCCATGGCACCGCACCAGGTGCCGATGACGGTACTGGGAGCCGGGCTGCTCTGGTTTGGCTGGTTTGGTTTTAATGCCGGCAGTGCCCTGGGAGCTAATGCTACCGCGGCTCTGGCCCTGGTTACTACCAACACTGCCGCCGCTGCAGCGGCCCTGGCCTGGATGTTTCTGGAATGGCTGCATCACGGTAAACCCACGGCCTTAGGAGTAGCAAGCGGCGCTGTGGCGGGTCTCGTAGCCATTACTCCAGCAGCTGGTTTTGTTTCGGTACTGTCAGCCCTGGCTATTGGTGCCATCGGTGGAGCTGTCTGTTACTTCGGGGTAGCCATTTTGAAGAAAAAGCTGGGCTATGACGATGCCCTGGATGCTTTTGGTTGTCATGGCCTGGGTGGCACCTGGGGGGCTATAGCCACCGGTATTTTTGCCATGGATGGCGGACTGATCAGCGGCAAGACTGATTTGTTACAGGCGGAAATTATCAGTGTGGCGGCGACCTACCTATTTGCCGGTATCGGGACGTATCTGATTTTGAAAGCAATTAACCTGTTCCTGCCATTACGGGTAGAAGCCGAGGAGGAAGTAACGGGACTGGATCTGACCCAGCATGGCGAAGAGGCCTATCCCGATTTTACTCTGGGCGGCCCCCTGTCTTCTCAACTGGGTATGAAGTGA
- a CDS encoding HD domain-containing protein, producing the protein MLEQVWAFARRCRAEGQELYLVGGYVRDLLAGVEAKDLDFVVPRGQGLNLARRLADELAASFVPLDEENDVGRVVAGELVIDLAARQGNSLIQDLRRRDFTINAMALPLTEAGHPAGTDQIIDPLGGLGHWRERMLAPCHPRIFQDDPVRLLRALRLAARFGLTFAPELEEMLSREQTLLALAARERIGEEISQLFALPGTAAVITADLETRGLFYQVWPELEEMMTAEQNFHHTVTVGRHCLAVLEIMEEILAEPEQWLGAELAEVVKKRAVERLTRHPRQRYQVWKLGALFHDMGKPKTAMTRESGRIVFYGHEREGATLIGPLVRRLTWGRREAQLLQKLVALHMRPLHLFNTRPVKGKPSRRALYRFYRDVGEDLPDLLVLAVADLAAKVKYKPDKEEWETFQAFILGLWDTWLKEKERWQPEPMLRGDELAAAFPHIKGAEIGRMLRELLEAQALGKIQNRDQAWQLVKSLIQYT; encoded by the coding sequence ATGCTGGAGCAAGTCTGGGCCTTTGCTCGCCGTTGCCGGGCCGAGGGGCAGGAGCTGTATCTGGTAGGGGGCTATGTGCGGGACTTACTGGCCGGGGTTGAAGCCAAGGATTTGGACTTTGTCGTCCCCCGCGGTCAGGGGCTGAATCTGGCCCGGCGCCTGGCAGATGAGCTGGCAGCCAGTTTTGTACCTCTGGATGAAGAGAATGATGTCGGTCGGGTGGTTGCTGGCGAACTGGTCATCGACCTGGCTGCCCGACAGGGCAACAGTCTGATTCAGGACCTGCGGCGCCGGGATTTTACCATTAATGCTATGGCCTTACCGCTGACAGAGGCAGGCCATCCGGCAGGGACGGACCAGATTATTGATCCCCTGGGAGGGCTGGGGCACTGGCGGGAACGGATGCTGGCTCCCTGTCATCCTCGCATTTTCCAGGATGACCCTGTGAGGCTTCTGCGGGCCCTGCGCCTTGCCGCCCGTTTCGGGTTGACCTTTGCCCCGGAACTGGAGGAAATGCTGAGCCGGGAACAAACCCTGCTGGCCCTGGCGGCCCGGGAAAGAATAGGGGAAGAAATCAGTCAGCTCTTTGCCCTGCCGGGGACGGCGGCCGTGATTACCGCCGACCTGGAGACGAGGGGGCTCTTTTACCAGGTTTGGCCGGAGCTGGAGGAAATGATGACCGCTGAACAGAATTTCCATCATACCGTGACAGTGGGACGTCATTGCCTGGCGGTACTGGAAATCATGGAAGAGATATTGGCCGAGCCAGAGCAATGGTTAGGGGCAGAACTGGCCGAGGTGGTAAAAAAGAGAGCGGTCGAAAGATTAACCCGCCACCCCAGGCAACGTTACCAGGTCTGGAAACTGGGGGCTCTGTTCCATGACATGGGCAAACCCAAAACCGCCATGACCAGGGAAAGCGGACGGATTGTCTTTTACGGCCATGAGCGGGAAGGAGCAACTCTCATCGGTCCTCTGGTCCGCCGCCTGACCTGGGGACGGCGAGAGGCCCAGTTGCTCCAAAAGCTGGTAGCTTTACATATGCGCCCTTTGCATCTCTTCAATACCCGGCCGGTAAAAGGCAAGCCCAGCCGCCGGGCTTTGTATCGCTTTTACCGGGACGTGGGAGAGGATTTACCTGACCTGCTGGTGCTGGCAGTAGCGGACCTGGCGGCAAAAGTCAAGTACAAACCGGACAAGGAAGAGTGGGAGACTTTCCAGGCCTTTATTTTGGGCTTATGGGACACCTGGCTCAAGGAAAAAGAACGCTGGCAACCGGAACCAATGCTGAGAGGGGATGAACTGGCAGCCGCTTTCCCGCACATCAAGGGGGCGGAAATCGGCCGCATGCTAAGGGAACTGCTGGAGGCTCAGGCTCTAGGAAAGATCCAGAACCGGGACCAGGCCTGGCAGCTGGTAAAAAGTTTAATCCAGTATACATGA
- a CDS encoding cytochrome c3 family protein: MRLGILIMACLLFTTPAWAYISPHGKYSTATEMCGRCHSLHRSPGLRLLRASTVEDTCLLCHDGTQSNYNVRKGTFFNGVIEVASPAGGFDPAYGYTTTHLVGQTNFIPGNNSNLFLLKCTSCHNPHGTDNHRNLQTRVNGVTGIRVIAQIAGPGRALPTASGREVISYQSGIVDFCTACHVDFKEYMSSDSFGGIDRWRHRVNVPLTGGYSISFPEPGLLTTLPTQGVPAGVRIQTASLTAGALNGTYNYLVTAFNALGESTRGNIVQVETVNNGVYLAWAPISNAVGYRVYRAAGSGVPEQIPVSQFVYLAEVGDDRTTFTDDGSLTPEPSRNPPVTAEARVVCLTCHFAHGARTVDSFSGYGYLRRLNNMGVCQNCHQK; encoded by the coding sequence ATGAGGCTTGGAATTCTGATAATGGCCTGCTTGCTCTTTACCACTCCGGCCTGGGCCTATATTTCTCCTCATGGGAAATATAGCACAGCCACGGAAATGTGCGGCAGGTGTCACAGTCTGCACCGCAGTCCGGGTCTGCGACTCCTACGGGCCAGCACGGTAGAGGATACCTGTTTGCTCTGCCATGATGGTACGCAGAGTAACTACAATGTCAGAAAAGGCACCTTTTTTAACGGGGTAATTGAGGTAGCCAGTCCTGCCGGGGGCTTTGATCCCGCATATGGCTACACTACTACCCATCTGGTTGGACAAACCAACTTTATTCCGGGCAATAACAGCAATCTTTTTCTGCTCAAATGCACCTCCTGCCATAATCCCCACGGTACCGATAATCACCGCAACTTGCAAACCAGAGTCAATGGGGTGACGGGAATCAGGGTGATCGCGCAGATTGCAGGCCCGGGAAGGGCGCTCCCTACAGCCTCCGGTCGGGAGGTTATCAGCTATCAGTCAGGGATAGTGGATTTTTGTACTGCCTGTCACGTTGATTTTAAAGAATATATGAGCAGTGACAGTTTTGGTGGCATAGACCGCTGGCGTCACCGGGTAAATGTGCCTTTAACTGGCGGCTATAGCATCAGTTTTCCAGAACCCGGTCTCCTGACCACTTTACCCACCCAGGGAGTTCCCGCGGGAGTGCGGATTCAGACAGCATCCCTAACGGCAGGCGCATTAAACGGAACCTATAATTATCTGGTAACAGCCTTTAACGCTTTAGGCGAATCCACCCGGGGGAATATAGTCCAGGTGGAAACGGTCAATAATGGGGTGTATTTGGCCTGGGCACCCATTAGCAATGCAGTAGGCTACCGGGTTTACCGGGCTGCAGGCAGTGGGGTTCCCGAACAAATACCGGTTAGCCAGTTTGTTTATCTGGCAGAAGTAGGGGATGACCGGACAACCTTTACTGATGATGGCAGTCTAACACCGGAGCCCAGTCGCAATCCCCCTGTTACGGCCGAGGCCAGGGTGGTTTGTTTGACCTGTCATTTTGCTCATGGGGCCAGAACGGTGGATTCTTTCTCGGGCTATGGTTATCTGCGGCGTCTGAACAATATGGGCGTTTGTCAGAACTGTCACCAAAAATGA
- a CDS encoding P-II family nitrogen regulator: protein MKKIEAIIRPSKLEEVKEALNRFGIQGLTVSQVFGCGLQKGYTQVYRGAEYNINLLPKVKIELVVPAEKVDELVKLIADTAREGRIGDGKIFILPVEDALRIRTGERGNGAI, encoded by the coding sequence ATGAAAAAAATAGAAGCGATTATTCGACCAAGCAAGCTGGAAGAAGTAAAAGAGGCCCTCAACCGCTTCGGGATTCAGGGTCTGACAGTTTCCCAGGTTTTTGGTTGTGGTCTGCAAAAAGGCTATACCCAGGTCTACCGGGGGGCAGAGTACAATATCAATCTGTTGCCCAAGGTGAAGATAGAACTGGTAGTACCGGCGGAGAAAGTGGATGAACTGGTGAAGTTAATCGCAGATACGGCCCGGGAGGGCAGGATTGGCGATGGCAAGATTTTCATATTACCGGTGGAAGATGCTTTGCGCATCCGTACCGGCGAGCGTGGAAATGGAGCTATTTAA